Proteins from one Bacteroides mediterraneensis genomic window:
- a CDS encoding alpha-L-rhamnosidase has protein sequence MIGKSRLFLVFITCFIAVHASSQTKVTDLVCEYMHNPVGIDIKTPRLSWKLISDKHNISQKAYEIKVAYSEKDLKANNNLLWYSGKVESSASIHVQYQGQPIPSFKKVYWTVRIWDNKGKLSSWSEPSTWETGVMDDGQWNRASWISVHDEGKITTSLPSQYYRYDFNLEKKVKQARVYITSLGTYKLFLNGSKVSNYIFGPGWTSYHKRLQYQTYDVTEMLDKDNAIGVMLGDGWYRGRMGWQNDRAYYGNRLGLLFMMHLIYSDGTEKWITSNKDWKWSYGPIMWSDHYDGECYDLNKELTGWNLADYNDGEWHKVELLDVTKDNLVANVNELPKIIKELKPIDVFISPKGELIADLGQNIVGNIRLKVKGLPGDTIVMKYAEVLDNEGNFYTANLRSAKATDYLILKDESEVVYEPNFTFHGFRYVHLQGLRNPLPKDDLTGLAIHSPMRETGHFECSDSLLNRLQKNIEWGQRDNFLDVPTDCPQRDERLGWTGDAQVFSMTAAYNFDVATFYTKWLKDLAADQLEDGRVPVVIPDVVPKLKGSAAWADAVIIVPWTMYRVYGDIRILEEQYDSMVKWVEYMAKKAGKSYLWKNDFHWGDWLAFTSTRSDYPGATTEKDLIANSYFRYSSMLLSKIASIIGKHEDSRKWAELSENVKSAFIKEFVTPNGRLVSHTQTAYLLALSFDMLPDSLKPKAANYLAQDVEKFKHLTTGFVGTPLLCNVLSDIGRDDLAFMLLMRKEYPSWLYPVTKGATTIWERWNCILPDGSFHPMGMNSFNHYAYGAIGEWMYSYIGGIKSNPEYPAYKYFTLSPHVGGGLNYAKGELITMYGKILSSWNITRGIFNYEIEIPCNTSAKVILPNAKVADVLVDNKALVNNKSLDFKAEGKNVIIKLGSGMYKIEYKYNN, from the coding sequence ATGATTGGCAAATCAAGATTATTTTTGGTTTTTATTACATGTTTTATAGCTGTTCATGCATCATCGCAAACCAAGGTTACAGACTTGGTTTGCGAGTATATGCATAATCCAGTAGGAATAGATATAAAAACGCCGAGGCTCAGTTGGAAGCTGATATCTGATAAACACAATATTTCTCAGAAAGCGTATGAAATCAAGGTCGCATATTCTGAAAAAGATCTTAAAGCAAACAATAATTTATTATGGTATTCAGGAAAGGTTGAGTCTTCTGCTTCTATTCATGTTCAATATCAAGGTCAGCCAATACCATCTTTTAAGAAAGTTTATTGGACTGTAAGAATATGGGATAATAAAGGAAAGTTATCATCTTGGAGTGAACCCTCAACATGGGAGACCGGAGTTATGGATGATGGACAATGGAATAGGGCATCATGGATTTCAGTACATGATGAAGGTAAAATAACAACTTCACTTCCTTCACAATACTATCGTTATGATTTTAATCTTGAGAAGAAAGTTAAGCAGGCAAGAGTCTATATAACTTCATTAGGAACGTATAAGTTGTTTTTGAACGGTTCAAAAGTAAGCAATTATATATTTGGTCCAGGTTGGACAAGTTATCATAAACGTTTACAATACCAGACATACGATGTAACGGAAATGTTGGATAAAGATAATGCTATAGGTGTTATGCTTGGCGACGGATGGTATCGCGGACGTATGGGTTGGCAGAACGACAGGGCATATTATGGCAATCGGTTGGGATTGCTTTTTATGATGCATCTTATATATTCAGATGGTACTGAAAAATGGATAACTTCAAATAAGGATTGGAAATGGTCTTACGGACCGATTATGTGGTCAGATCATTATGATGGAGAATGTTATGATTTGAACAAAGAACTTACGGGTTGGAATCTGGCTGATTACAATGACGGAGAGTGGCATAAAGTAGAACTATTGGATGTTACGAAAGACAATCTTGTAGCCAATGTTAATGAACTTCCTAAGATTATAAAGGAACTTAAACCAATAGATGTGTTTATTTCTCCTAAAGGGGAATTAATAGCAGATTTGGGACAAAATATAGTCGGTAACATTCGTCTGAAAGTTAAGGGACTTCCGGGAGATACTATAGTAATGAAGTATGCCGAAGTCCTTGATAATGAAGGAAATTTCTATACAGCAAATCTTCGAAGTGCTAAGGCAACAGACTATTTGATATTGAAAGATGAGTCGGAAGTCGTTTATGAACCGAACTTTACTTTTCATGGTTTCAGATATGTTCATTTGCAGGGACTGCGTAATCCACTTCCCAAGGATGATTTGACAGGTCTTGCCATACATTCTCCTATGAGAGAAACCGGTCATTTCGAGTGTTCTGATTCTTTATTGAACAGACTACAGAAAAATATTGAATGGGGACAGAGAGATAATTTCCTTGATGTGCCTACAGACTGTCCTCAACGAGATGAACGGTTGGGATGGACAGGCGATGCTCAGGTATTCAGTATGACTGCTGCATATAATTTTGATGTCGCGACATTCTATACCAAATGGCTTAAAGATCTGGCTGCAGACCAGCTTGAAGATGGTAGGGTACCCGTTGTAATACCTGACGTAGTTCCAAAATTAAAAGGAAGTGCCGCCTGGGCAGATGCTGTGATAATAGTTCCATGGACAATGTATAGGGTATATGGTGACATACGTATTCTTGAAGAACAATATGACAGCATGGTAAAATGGGTGGAATACATGGCGAAAAAGGCTGGTAAAAGTTATCTGTGGAAAAATGATTTCCATTGGGGAGACTGGCTTGCTTTCACATCAACAAGGTCAGATTATCCTGGAGCTACAACAGAAAAAGACTTGATTGCCAATTCTTATTTCAGATACAGCTCAATGCTGTTATCAAAAATAGCCTCTATTATAGGAAAACATGAGGATTCACGAAAGTGGGCTGAATTGTCAGAAAACGTGAAGAGTGCTTTTATTAAAGAGTTTGTCACTCCAAACGGACGATTGGTATCACATACCCAGACAGCATATCTGCTGGCATTGTCTTTTGACATGTTGCCTGATTCTCTTAAACCAAAAGCAGCAAATTATCTTGCTCAGGATGTGGAAAAGTTCAAACATCTTACTACAGGTTTTGTAGGAACCCCATTATTGTGTAACGTTTTGTCTGATATTGGTCGGGATGATTTGGCTTTTATGTTATTGATGCGTAAAGAATATCCATCCTGGTTGTATCCGGTAACAAAAGGTGCAACTACAATATGGGAAAGATGGAACTGCATACTGCCTGACGGTTCTTTCCATCCTATGGGTATGAACAGTTTCAATCATTATGCCTACGGGGCAATAGGTGAATGGATGTATAGCTATATTGGAGGAATAAAATCCAATCCTGAATATCCGGCTTACAAATACTTCACACTATCACCTCATGTCGGAGGTGGGCTTAATTATGCTAAAGGTGAACTTATTACCATGTATGGCAAGATATTGTCTTCGTGGAATATTACTAGAGGGATTTTTAACTATGAGATAGAAATACCATGTAATACATCTGCTAAAGTAATTTTACCAAATGCTAAAGTTGCAGACGTATTGGTAGATAATAAGGCTTTGGTAAACAATAAGTCTTTAGACTTTAAAGCAGAAGGAAAAAATGTAATAATTAAATTAGGCTCTGGAATGTATAAAATTGAATATAAATATAACAATTGA
- a CDS encoding YhcH/YjgK/YiaL family protein — translation MKRIVFILILLISTGKLFSQHCECNTINYTYWMLQKEWSNGFKALPDVSTDLKEFHSQYYKNKKQWNAVFAWLANTDLLSIPAGKYPIPETELTANIEDSSNQPLNKRGTESHYHHIDLQYVVKGTERFALLDHETSYPNRAYKPDIIGYSYDASKAMFIDSTPERFFLFFPSDWHIAKIQTDKKDQNIRVVVIKLDYIK, via the coding sequence ATGAAAAGGATAGTATTTATATTGATTCTTCTAATATCCACAGGTAAGTTATTTTCTCAGCATTGCGAATGCAATACTATCAATTACACTTATTGGATGCTTCAGAAAGAATGGAGCAATGGATTTAAAGCGTTACCGGATGTAAGTACTGATTTAAAGGAGTTTCATTCACAATATTATAAGAATAAAAAACAGTGGAATGCCGTTTTTGCATGGCTTGCAAATACAGACCTTCTTAGTATTCCTGCAGGAAAGTATCCGATTCCTGAAACGGAACTTACGGCTAATATTGAAGATAGCTCGAATCAGCCTCTCAATAAGCGTGGAACAGAATCTCATTATCATCATATTGACTTGCAGTACGTAGTGAAAGGCACCGAACGGTTTGCTCTGCTGGACCATGAGACCTCATATCCTAACAGGGCATATAAACCAGATATAATAGGATATTCATACGATGCGTCAAAGGCAATGTTTATAGATTCTACTCCGGAACGCTTCTTCCTGTTTTTCCCATCCGACTGGCACATAGCGAAAATACAGACAGATAAGAAAGACCAGAATATCAGGGTTGTTGTCATAAAGTTGGATTATATAAAATAA
- a CDS encoding BNR repeat-containing protein, translated as MSKTKVLVAAVIAAAALGSLYYFTGSSTEKTLEPVFVSKEKQITEKLLVDSVWAANRVFFDLKTVGDTQFVAYYDKNRMMTVASRKIGDKDWNRKTLPNKLEWDSHNLVTLGIDKEGYIHVSGNMHAVPMIYFRSTKPYDVQSMEQVKYMVGEKDEQRVTYPNFFNNADNELFYVYRSGGSGSGDIFVNKYNVEKKAWERYFSEALFRGINPETKETRSAYHTLTIDNDGVAHITWMWRWTPQVASCHQLSYVMSKDLKHWYNIEGKEVKLPLVPDMKEVIVDNVPSEGGLHNGKYKMILDKDKKPIIAYSKYDEKGFTQLYLTKFIDGKWMSKKISDWTFRWKFVGGGDKMTPGCNFSFVGFSEKGNLVIDWSNETGQKGIYVVNSDTFEFVNENDTYTTQYPLAVKQKEISELNLQIKDDDTYRASNGVQYVLKWETEKVSHRGSAPKVIPDGPVVPLYLFGLK; from the coding sequence ATGTCAAAAACAAAAGTATTGGTAGCTGCCGTCATTGCAGCTGCAGCATTAGGTTCGTTATATTATTTTACCGGTAGTAGTACAGAAAAAACATTGGAACCGGTGTTCGTTTCAAAGGAAAAACAGATTACCGAGAAACTGTTGGTTGATTCAGTTTGGGCAGCAAACAGAGTATTTTTTGATCTTAAAACTGTAGGTGATACTCAGTTTGTGGCTTATTATGACAAAAACAGAATGATGACAGTTGCCAGCAGAAAGATTGGTGATAAGGACTGGAACAGGAAAACATTACCAAACAAGTTGGAATGGGATTCTCATAATCTTGTGACTTTAGGAATAGACAAGGAAGGTTATATTCACGTGTCCGGTAATATGCATGCGGTTCCTATGATATATTTCCGCAGTACTAAACCATACGATGTTCAGTCAATGGAGCAGGTGAAGTATATGGTTGGCGAGAAAGACGAACAGAGAGTGACATATCCAAACTTTTTCAATAATGCCGACAACGAGTTGTTCTATGTCTATCGTTCAGGTGGTAGCGGTAGTGGAGACATCTTCGTCAACAAATATAATGTGGAGAAGAAGGCTTGGGAGAGATACTTCAGCGAAGCTCTTTTCAGAGGTATTAATCCTGAAACAAAGGAAACCCGTTCCGCATATCATACTCTGACTATTGATAATGATGGGGTAGCCCATATCACTTGGATGTGGAGATGGACTCCCCAAGTTGCGTCATGTCATCAGCTTTCATACGTAATGTCGAAAGATTTAAAGCATTGGTATAATATCGAGGGCAAGGAAGTGAAATTACCTTTGGTTCCAGATATGAAAGAAGTTATAGTGGATAATGTTCCATCTGAAGGTGGTTTGCACAATGGTAAATATAAAATGATTCTTGATAAGGACAAGAAACCTATTATTGCCTACTCTAAATACGACGAGAAGGGATTCACTCAGTTATATTTGACTAAATTCATTGATGGAAAATGGATGTCTAAGAAGATTAGCGACTGGACATTCCGTTGGAAGTTCGTTGGTGGAGGTGATAAAATGACACCTGGATGCAATTTCAGTTTTGTGGGATTCTCAGAAAAGGGAAATCTTGTAATAGACTGGAGTAATGAAACCGGACAGAAAGGTATCTATGTAGTAAATTCGGATACGTTTGAATTTGTAAACGAGAATGATACATATACCACTCAGTATCCTTTAGCCGTAAAGCAGAAGGAAATCTCCGAACTTAATCTTCAGATTAAGGATGATGATACATATAGAGCATCCAATGGTGTTCAGTATGTTTTGAAATGGGAAACAGAAAAAGTAAGTCATCGTGGCAGTGCTCCAAAAGTCATTCCTGATGGCCCGGTTGTACCGTTGTATCTATTTGGTTTGAAATAA